DNA sequence from the Malus domestica chromosome 11, GDT2T_hap1 genome:
TTACAAGTCTAGCCACGCGCCGTTGGccacataaaaaaaaagcagCCAAAATACAGCTGTATTTATAATCTGAAAGATTGTATCCCATGTTAATATTATACAAGTTTTCGCTATCTACGATTTACTTACGATTATCTGAAAGTGTAGTTGGAATAAAATTGCCCCCAAaatatgcaatttttttttagaagtataCAATTGGTAAGCAAGACTTTTAGTCCCGTTATGCCGTTGGCGGCACTAGGATGGCTGGGTTGAGTAGATATTTCGTAACTTTGTCAAACGTCTTTTGGAAATTCCCGTTCTTTGTGTCTTTCTTTTTTGAAAGGCGGAGTATTTTTTGTGGGCAGTTTAAAGATTTTTAGAATTATATCTAAATAGTCTTCCATTTGATAATTCAAAGGAGCAAAAGTAACATTTCCGAAGAGTAGAAACTTGAAATTGTAACCAACAATAGCATCATTAAACCAGATCACAACCGTAGgattaacaacaaaaacaaatcgtAGTGTTCCAAAACTAACATCAGAAGGGAATCCAAAAACAGCATATTCTAATTTCTACTAACCAAACCGGTTCAGAGACGAACCCGCCCCACCAAAATTTATCTCACATCTACCCCTGTCTATTCTCTTATTTACAGttcttgttttttcttctcttggtCTTCTTCATATCAACTTCTTATTAACTCTAATCCCTTCTTAATTCAGCAATTTCTTCACATAATTGAGCAGGCATTAGGGTTCTCATCGCTGAACATCTCCGGCGGGTTGCCAATGTACATCGGTGGGGGCGGAATCGGGTATCCGGGTGCTCCGTATCCAGGCCCGTATGGCATCACGTATGGAATCTGCTGCCCGTACCCGGTCGGACCCGGAGGAAAATCCATCCTGTTCCCCTCAAGTTTCCcaccctcctttccctcctccccttcctttttcttcttatcCCCGCCGCCACCTCCGCCTCCGCCGTTATTTTCgcccttctccttctctttcttcgGCGGGACAATGTCGACGGACCTCTTCAGCTTCTCCTTCAAGCTCTCGGCCAGAACCTTCATGTCCATCGAGCCCTTCACCGTCAGCagctccttctccttgtcgatGCTCATCTCGGTGAACCCTGCCACGTCACCCACgttaaaaaccaaaccaaaatcacaaaaacggCGGCGTTTTACCGCGAAAAGTTGCCAATTAGTGGGAGATGATAAGCCCACCTTTCGTCTTGGTGACGGTCTTGTGGATCTTCTGGATGCATCCCTGGCAGTGGAGGTTCAGCTTCAGAACCGCGGTCGTCACCGGAGGCTGCACACACAAATATACAAAcccatttaattaaaaattaaataattgaaaatattGAGGCTGGCGCACGTTAGCGAAAGGGGGAACCAGTGCACCAGTGCGCCGTTGGAAGTACGCACCTCTTTGGTTTTTTTGTCGTCGTTGGATTTCTCCGGCGGCTTTTTCTTGGCGTCGCCGCCGTCGTCTTTGTTGTCCTTTTTGGGCTGGGGGGAGACGAGGTCGACCTTCTTATTGGTCTTGGCGGCGAGCTTGTCCCGGAGCGTGGTGGGGTCCACTTTCCCGACCACCGTCAGCTTGTTCGCCTGGCTCTCTGACTTCACTGTCTCCACCCCTGTAACCAAACGACGCCGCcgcaaaaaatcaaaaaattgtTCGAATCTAAATTTTGGACGAACCTTAATGTAGGAAACATAGCATATTCGGAATcaaatttctttgaatttgttttgaaaaaaaaaaaaatctggggTTTGACGAGTGAGTCTGACGTCTGTGggaaataaaaagtaaaaacccaGATGCAAAAATAAGTAAATGaatatttttgggtaaaaaccCAGATGCAGAAAGCAGTAAATGAACATTGCTGTGAAAATTTTGAGGAAAATCGTGTGGAAAATGAAGGGAAATTTAGAATTCGTGAAGTAAATGTGATGAGTTTTGAAGGATTTATTATCGTACCTGCAAAACCTTTGACGCGTTTGACAATCTTGGTAGCGCAGCCCTCACAGTGCATGTCAATCTTCAGGATTACAGTGATGGGggtttcctccttcttctcaccTCCGTCGCCCTTCTTCTTCTCACCCCCGTCGTTGCTGGCGGTGTTGCCGGCGTTATTgtcgccgccgccgccgcccttcttcttctgcattaaaccaaaaacaaacaCCAACCCATTAATCgaaacacaaaacccaaaagcatagagagggagagggagagagaggaatgGAGTGTGACCTTGGCCATGGAGGGTTGGTTTTTCTCTGAGAAATTAGTCGGGTTTCTCTTCCCTCTGGTTTTTCAGAAATTGGAGAGTGGGAGAGACGTTGTAGTGTGAGAAGGTGGGAGGGTAGTGGGCATTTAAAGGCCGAGAGAGTTGCGGGTCAGTTACTGTTGTAGTGTAACGCAGGATGTAGAATTTTATGATGGAGACGATGGCGGTTGCCTATGATATGattgtgtatgtatgtatgtatgtatgtatgggtCAATGTCATTGAGGCATTTTCACATACATGTCTTGTGCGTCGGACGTGTGTGGGCGTGTGAAATGGGGCTTCGTATTTACGCGTGGCGAACAAGGAGCGAAACTTCCTTGTATTTTTGGAGGAACGTGAGGTGGGGTTTGGTGGTCGTCCTCGAAGGATTGTGTGGAAAATGCCCATAGGCCCATACATTTTGGTCTTGGTCTTATGTGGGGTTTTAAAATTTGGCTGCTTTTTCTCTCTGGGTCTATatgagcaactccacccatggagccttctcccctggcaatccactattgaatccacccttttgaacagtaactgccttaaatgaatagtaactgccattaataaatagtaattgccatttgcatctccacccttggagccctcccccccaggcaataaacaattaaaataatagttttttttgtttgtttaaataataaaaaattaaaaagctctctctctctctctctttgacacaaaaaaaaaaaaaaattgcaaagcactcgggccacaggcccgtcgactccccaccccACCTTCGCTCGGGCTCCCACCGTCGCTCGACCTCCACACGGCTGGAGCTCTCTCCACCGGCCCTCGGGCCCTTTGTCCTCGCCTGTCGCCCGAGCAACCAGCCtccgctggagttgctctaaagtGGACCCTGATGACTTCTCTAAGGATACCACGTCGGTTAGTAATCCGGAAATCGTGTGATGCGATGTGACCGTCACCCTCAATTTTTTTCGCAATTTAACAATTCTCCTTTACTAGTGTGACATCATAAAGTATGCATCTGTTCCGCGCCATATACCGTAACTTGGCCGAATTAGAAATATTCGACTTATCACAAGGTTCGAGTAAATTAGATAAAACACTCCAACAACTatcaattattttataaaatctcCTTAAGAGgctaattgaaaaataaaaatcttcatGCATCCAGTCAAAAGATCAATTGGTGCTCTTCTTCCGTTATAAAGTAAGAAATTATCGTTTTTTTCCTTGGAGTTTGAGTAAAGTGAATGTTAGCAAAAATTTCTCTGTGAAAAAGACCGTATAAATATGTAAAGAAAACTCTCCATAGGAATGTCTTTGCATGTAGTGAAATGCACAGATATTTTTCTTATGAAGGACGTGAAATGTACAACACTACCCTTGACCCAATTATGTTAGACTTATGTATATCAGCCCAATAAGTATGGTTTCAAGGGACATAGGAAAAGGCCCATTCCATTTCATGATATTAGTACACTACAAATTTTCTAGGGGCATTTTAAccgtaaaattttaaaatttagttttttttaccAAACATCTTTTTTTGGTCAATCAAAGTAAATTTCATTAAAAGAGAAAGCTAGTACAAAGTAAAGACAACTCAAAACGAGAGTCCATAATAGCCAAGCAAAAGTCCAACTctataaaagaaaattacaatgaAATGAGCCCAAAGTGAGCAGCCCAAAGCAACTAACAACCAGAAAAGCCTAGACCTTAAACTGTAAAGCAGCCACATCCACCAAACAGCACTACCGCCACCGCAAATTCGTTGCCATCACCCGAAAGAAGGGTCGAAGAACTAAATAGATGCACGAAAAATGAGGGTAGGCAAGCTACCTACGCTGAGAGCACTCCTATAATCCTACCAATTAGTGCAAAATGCACTTTAAATGCTACGAGCCACCAAAGTGCACCTCTGGAGGAGATCTTAGGAAGAGACACCCAATGAAACGAGCAACAAGGGTAGATGGTTGTAAATTCACAGTGAGGAGTGATATTTGGAGAGGAACAAGACATAAAAGCCAGATCTGAGATAAAATCATGGACATCTAAGGCCAAGCTCAGAGCAACCTGAGACATAAAATgcttaaaaaaggaaaaagttgaaaattaaatgcataaaaagaAAATCCAAATAACCAACTATGGTGGTTTGGAGAAGTGAAAACTGGGGTGGAGTTGGGGGAAAAGGGGGAGCTGGGAAGGTAGGGGAAAACGGAGGGAGAGAAGGGGAGATATAGAGGTAATAAAGGGTGGAAGAAAGGGGGAGATAAAGTGTAACACCCCGCCCCTGAAATATATGTTTTCAGGAGTTAATTATAGTAGGCCCAACTTACCAACATAGTTAATTTATTTCCATTAATCACATTCCTCTAAGTCGATAATTAGAATTCTTACAATCTATCCATATTTTCTTAAATGTCAAAACATAtctttaaattaacatttgaatTCACTATCATTAGTCATCATTCTCCAAATAATTTCCTTCATCCCACATAATCCAGAACCATTAATCATTTACCAAAACATACAATTTCACTTCCAATTTAGAACCATTTCCTTCTCTTAGATCAAAATTCCATCTAAATATTaattctcgattatttaatctcacttgttgtatggctgcatctaacgtctcgttagactgcctatgtaccctaaacagggatcaagccattcctAGTTCACATTTCCAAACCACAATCGTATTAATATTCAAACCACAACAGTTAGGTCTCAAAAGCATAATTAGAATAACGAAATTTGCAAAAAAACTCAATGTCGGCTCCCTGGTCGTGCGTCGCCGCAcccgccgccgcgggtggcagtcggccgccccggctcgccggaaattCAACTATTcctaaaaattttcaaaaattacagaaatgaagttCTCAAATagtagagcaaactttatacctgtggtcAAATCCAATTTGGTCTGGAAAGACTCCAATTTGCCTCGAACCCGCCGGAAACCTTATAAATGGGTGGCCTCAAACGTCACCTCCGGTGCTCCGCCGCCCTTAccattgtttgggctttgttccaaacctcaaggggagtctaatggtggtggagaTGAATGTAGTTTGCTTCAGATTTAGTTGATTCGAACACACACTCGCTTGTACCCCACCGTGTGGTTTCTCCCGATTTAAAGTCCAAATCCCTATATTTTTGGGATGTGATAGGAAGAGGGAAGGTCATGGAGGGGTTTCCATGTGGTTGTTTGATGTAATTCACTGGAAAAAATGGGTGAAAACCTGTCGGAAATTATGTATGGGCGCCGATCGGGTCGGGTCACCAAGACCCGGGTCCCGATCCTCcgtttctcttttctctcatttctcctCCCTGTTCTCTCTCCCCATTGGTCACCCTCCTCCAATTCCTTCCTCCTTTTCCTCAtttctattcttttcttttaatcacaaccatccatcatttatttttctcttcaatCACAGCCACACACATGGCACAACTTATGGCTCTAgatttctggagccttctaaatagaaataaaattaccaaaatagcCTTgattttaaacgttaataactcttTCGTTATAACTCTGTTTCATGAATGGTTTTCGCCTACGCGTTCGTAAGATCGGGCTCTATTCAaagatataaattgtgacctcaaaaggtctacagattttaaataattaattcccAAATTCCAAACTtcataactagtttaatttaagactaaactcaataaattaatataaattctcgaTTCTTTCCACATATTCCTGATGATGAATATGTAATTCATGTATTTAAAAATTTTAGGGTGTTACATTCACCCCCGTTAAAATAAGTCTTGTCCCCGAGATTTTAACCATCGAATAATGAAAAGGAATTAGAATTATTTCCACCATTCCTTTAATGGTGAATGATATCATAATCTCAGTCTACGATTTTATTTAGGCTCCAAAAtaagcatccaacgaataaTAATTGAGATTCTCACCCACACTCTTAGATTCCTAGCCACATTCATTGGCAAAATAAATATCAACCTTAAACCATAATTCTCGTTGGCTAAATATACCAAAACATCAAACCACATCAACCATTGGCTAGTTATATAATAGCATAATAACCATGATTAT
Encoded proteins:
- the LOC103447921 gene encoding heavy metal-associated isoprenylated plant protein 3, with translation MAKKKKGGGGGDNNAGNTASNDGGEKKKGDGGEKKEETPITVILKIDMHCEGCATKIVKRVKGFAGVETVKSESQANKLTVVGKVDPTTLRDKLAAKTNKKVDLVSPQPKKDNKDDGGDAKKKPPEKSNDDKKTKEPPVTTAVLKLNLHCQGCIQKIHKTVTKTKGFTEMSIDKEKELLTVKGSMDMKVLAESLKEKLKRSVDIVPPKKEKEKGENNGGGGGGGGDKKKKEGEEGKEGGKLEGNRMDFPPGPTGYGQQIPYVMPYGPGYGAPGYPIPPPPMYIGNPPEMFSDENPNACSIM